Proteins co-encoded in one Gossypium arboreum isolate Shixiya-1 chromosome 11, ASM2569848v2, whole genome shotgun sequence genomic window:
- the LOC108464233 gene encoding uncharacterized protein LOC108464233 — translation MGHKKKNVAPRSKQFPAPVNVVNDSGEAELSGNNAKVGVSAGVPDESNGSSSSSVVKADCERALTALRRGNHTKALRLMKESCTRHENSAQAALVHRVQGTVCLKVASIMDDPNAKNRHLKSAIDSARKAVELSPNSIEFAHFYANLLYDTANDAKEYEEVVQECERALAIENPVDPAKESLQEESQQQTLTAEARILQVQSELRSLIQKSHIASISTWMKNLGSGEEKFRFIPVRRVTDDPMEVRLVPSRRPNEIKKATKTPEERRKEIEVRVAAARLLQQQKSEAASSSPQLQSKGEKDELDLTSGSGQRGADRRRRKNGSTAERKDWVRSYWNSMSIDLKRDLLRIRVSDIKAHFGLVKDELASDVLSEALEFAEAYKTWNFWVCCRCSEKFADSESHMQHVVQEHMGNLIPKMQNVLPQSIDSEWIEMLLNCSWNPLDISAAIKMIGDRNEQCNDCFDDAWDSSPAKEILGVSYSCGSVECNVCEQVSSIECKGCDGNKGSVTYPLVDCWPTVADAERAKLLERIHATFELLIRHKYLAASHLNKVIQFTMDELQSLVSGSQLLNHGIDQTPMCICFLGSTQLRKVLKFLQDLSHSCGMARYSEKTAPVDDVHGATKILEVKEKIVLNADASCLLLDEHLLPDAAIEDSALEKSRGSNGNEFVQDADALLSWIFSGPSSQYQLASWVHMKAEKTQQGLEILQMLEKEFYHLQSLCERKCGHMSYEEALQALEDLCLEEGKKRETATEFVHQSYESVLRKHREELVETESDDMFLSSRFELDAITNVLQEAEALNINQFGYENTYAGVTSQLCDLESGEDDDWRAKDYLHQADTYIEVAIQRQKEQLSLELSKIDARIMRNVTGMQQLELKLESVSAHDYQSIMLPLVKSYLRAHLEDMAEKDATEKSDAAREAFLAELARDAKKVARGGSGNSRHSQEKVKDKKKNKEFRKSKDSKGYGGNELHMLNDETAEQVSGAADGDHLDSKVVSVNNDDLKQQEEEFRRKIELEEEERMLEETLEYQRWIENGAKPKHLAEQNTRTIQTHAEKAVDGLHDACLDAGNLDIQQHLAPRSGVANKLDSIPMSAANGSAVPVTSITSGTRGAVPDDGFFPSNQWTGRKGRRHKGNNKFLDGKYRVSSSENQNIQGRISHGNVEEQVGYVDGGPMDSAAPVSGEGGTKTLRQLQAEEDDEERFQADLKKAVRQSLDTYQAQQRFPLASSLKAVERVPLEVKTHGVSPNEVSGEGLKETEMFGTGLLNDVGEYNCFLNVIIQSLWHLRRFRDEFLRRSASDHVHVGDPCVICALYEIFTALNIASSDARREPVAPTSLRIALSNLYPDSNFFQEGQMNDASEVLAVIFDCLHRSFTSASSVSDADSMDSNCTGSWDCANSACTVHSLFGMDIFERMNCYSCGVESRHLKYTTFFHNINASALRTMKVMSEESSFDELLNLVERNHQLACDQEAGGCGKLNYVHHILSNPPHVFTTVLGWQNTCESADDIAATLAALTNEIDISVLYRGIDPKNKHNLVSVVCYYGQHYHCFAYSHDHERWVMYDDQTVKVIGSWADVLTMCERGCLQPQVLFFEAVN, via the exons ATGGGGCACAAGAAGAAGAACGTTGCTCCGCGCTCAAAACAGTTTCCGGCGCCAGTGAATGTCGTTAATGATTCAGGTGAAGCTGAGTTGAGTGGGAATAATGCGAAGGTCGGGGTATCGGCTGGTGTTCCGGATGAATCGAATGGTTCGTCTTCGTCGTCTGTGGTTAAGGCTGACTGTGAGCGAGCCCTAACGGCACTCCGACGTGGCAACCATACGAAAGCGCTTCGGTTGATGAAAGAATCGTGCACTCGTCACGAGAACTCGGCTCAGGCCGCTCTAGTTCACCGCGTTCAAGGCACGGTGTGCTTGAAAGTGGCGTCCATCATGGATGACCCTAACGCTAAAAATCGGCATTTGAAAAGCGCGATAGATTCAGCCAGAAAAGCTGTAGAGTTATCACCCAACTCCATCGAATTTGCTCATTTTTATGCTAATTTACTGTATGACACGGCCAACGATGCAAAAGAGTATGAAGAAGTGGTTCAAGAATGCGAACGCGCGTTGGCCATTGAGAATCCGGTGGATCCCGCTAAAGAAAGCTTACAAGAAGAAAGTCAACAGCAAACATTAACTGCGGAAGCGAGGATTTTGCAAGTGCAAAGTGAGCTTAGGTCGTTGATACAGAAATCACATATCGCTTCAATTTCTACTTGGATGAAGAATTTAGGGAGTGGAGAAGAGAAATTCAGGTTTATTCCGGTCCGGAGAGTGACTGATGATCCAATGGAGGTTAGGCTAGTGCCATCGAGAAGGCCTAATGAGATCAAGAAAGCTACGAAGACACcagaagaaagaaggaaagaaattgAGGTTAGAGTTGCTGCTGCTAGGTTGTTGCAGCAGCAGAAATCTGAAGCAGCTTCTTCTTCACCACAGTTGCAAAGCAAGGGCGAGAAGGATGAACTGGATTTAACTTCAGGAAGCGGGCAAAGAGGAGCAGATAGGAGGAGGAGGAAGAATGGTTCTACAGCTGAAAGGAAAGATTGGGTTCGATCATATTGGAATTCAATGAGCATTGACTTGAAGAGAGATCTGCTTAGAATTAGGGTTAGTGACATCAAAGCGCATTTTGGTTTGGTGAAAGATGAATTGGCAAGTGATGTCTTATCAGAGGCTTTAGAATTTGCGGAGGCTTATAAGACTTGGAACTTTTGGGTTTGTTGTAGGTGTAGTGAAAAATTTGCGGATTCAGAGTCTCATATGCAGCATGTTGTTCAGGAGCATATGGGGAACCTCATACCAAAAATGCAGAACGTGTTGCCACAGAGTATTGATAGTGAGTGGATAGAGATGCTCCTTAACTGTTCTTGGAATCCTTTGGATATTTCTGCTGCAATTAAAATGATTGGGGACCGTAATGAGCAGTGTAATGATTGCTTTGATGATGCATGGGATTCATCTCCTGCAAAGGAAATTCTTGGGGTTAGTTACAGTTGTGGTAGTGTAGAGTGTAATGTTTGTGAGCAAGTTTCTAGCATTGAGTGCAAAGGATGCGATGGAAACAAGGGTTCTGTAACATATCCCCTTGTTGATTGTTGGCCAACAGTGGCTGATGCTGAGCGTGCAAAGTTGCTTGAAAGAATTCATGCCACATTTGAACTGCTTATTAGACATAAGTACCTTGCTGCTAGCCATCTTAACAAGGTGATACAGTTCACAATGGATGAGTTGCAGAGTCTGGTTTCTGGTTCTCAGCTTCTAAATCATGGCATAGATCAGACTCCCATGTGTATCTGTTTTCTGGGATCTACACAGCTTAGAAAAGTTCTCAAATTCCTACAGGACTTATCTCATTCTTGCGGTATGGCTAGATACTCTGAGAAGACTGCTCCTGTGGATGATGTGCATGGTGCTACTAAGATTCTTGAGGTTAAGGAGAAGATTGTTCTTAATGCAGATGCTTCGTGTCTCCTCTTGGATGAACATTTATTGCCTGATGCAGCAATAGAAGATTCTGCCCTGGAAAAGTCCAGAGGTAGCAATGGAAATGAGTTTGTACAGGATGCTGATGCTCTGCTGTCCTGGATCTTTTCAGGCCCCTCAAGTCAGTATCAATTGGCATCATGGGTACACATGAAAGCAGAGAAAACACAGCAAGGACTAGAAATTCTCCAGATGCTGGAGAAGGAGTTTTATCACCTACAGAGTCTCTGTGAGAGAAAATGTGGCCATATGAGCTACGAGGAAGCATTGCAAGCTTTAGAGGATCTCTGTCTTGAAGAAGGTAAGAAGAGGGAGACTGCCACTGAATTTGTTCATCAAAGCTACGAATCTGTCCTTAGAAAGCACAGAGAAGAACTTGTTGAGACTGAGAGTGATGATATGTTCCTTAGCAGTAGATTTGAGTTAGATGCTATTACAAATGTTTTACAAGAAGCAGAAGCACTGAATATCAATCAATTTGGCTATGAGAATACTTATGCTGGTGTGACTTCTCAGTTGTGTGACTTGGAATCTGGGGAAGATGATGACTGGAGAGCTAAGGATTATCTGCATCAAGCGGACACCTACATAGAAGTTGCCATTCAGAGACAGAAGGAACAATTATCTCTAGAG CTAAGCAAAATCGATGCACGAATTATGCGAAACGTTACTGGGATGCAGCAGTTGGAACTCAAACTTGAGTCTGTATCTGCACATGATTATCAGTCAATAATGCTGCCTTTAGTGAAATCATACTTGAGG GCACACTTGGAGGACATGGCTGAGAAAGATGCCACTGAGAAATCTGATGCTGCGAGAGAAGCATTTTTAGCAGAGCTTGCACGTGACGCTAAGAAGGTTGCTCGAGGAGGAAGTGGTAATTCCAGACATTCTCAGGAGAAAGTCAAGGATAAGAAAAAGAACAAGGAGTTCAGAAAATCCAAGGATTCAAAG GGTTATGGTGGAAATGAGCTGCATATGCTAAATGATGAGACTGCTGAGCAAGT TTCTGGGGCAGCTGATGGTGACCATCTAGATTCTAAAGTTGTTTCTGTGAATAATGATGACTTAAAACAGCAAGAAGAGGAATTTAGACGAAAAATAGagctcgaagaagaggaaaggatgCTTGAGGAGACTTTGGAGTATCAAAGATGGATTGAGAATGGGGCTAAACCGAAGCACCTTGCAGAGCAAAATACAAGAACTATTCAAACGCATGCAGAGAAAGCGGTTGATGGATTGCATGATGCATGTTTGGATGCTGGTAATCTAGATATTCAG CAACATTTGGCACCAAGGAGCGGGGTCGCAAACAAATTGGATAGCATACCAATGAGCGCTGCCAATGGTTCAGCTGTGCCAGTGACTTCTATTACATCCGGCACTAGGGGTGCTGTCCCAGATGATGGTTTTTTTCCTAGTAATCAATGGACAGGAAGAAAGGGTCGACGACATAAGGGTAACAACAAATTTCTTGATGGAAAGTATCGAGTCTCGTCATCtgaaaatcaaaacattcaagGTAGAATCTCTCATGGCAACGTGGAAGAACAAGTTGGATATGTTGATGGTGGCCCCATGGACAGTG CTGCTCCTGTATCTGGGGAAGGTGGTACAAAGACTTTAAGACAACTGCAAGCTGAGGAAGATGACGAAGAAAGGTTCCAAGCAGACCTTAAGAAGGCCGTTCGCCAAAGTCTTG ACACATACCAAGCACAACAGAGATTTCCCTTGGCTTCAAGTTTGAAAGCAGTAGAAAGGGTACCTTTGGAAGTAAAAACCCATGGTGTCTCACCAAATGAGGTCTCCGGTGAAGGTTTGAAAGAAACTGAAATGTTTGGTACAGGTCTGCTGAATGATGTTGGCGAATATAATTGCTTTCTGAATGTTATTATACAG TCATTGTGGCACTTGAGACGGTTTCGTGATGAATTCTTGCGGAGATCAGCATCAGATCATGTTCATGTGGGAGATCCATGTGTTATCTGCGCACTATATGAAATTTTCACTGCCCTGAACATCGCATCTAGTGATGCACGGAGAGAACCAGTAGCCCCTACATCACTTAGAATAGCCCTTAGCAACTTGTATCCAGATAGTAACTTTTTCCAAGAG GGTCAGATGAATGATGCTTCTGAAGTATTGGCCGTAATATTTGATTGCCTTCATCGGTCTTTCACTTCTGCTTCAAGTGTTTCTGATGCTGATTCTATGGACAGCAACTGCACGGGCTCTTGGGATTGTGCAAATAGTGCTTGTACAGTGCATTCTCTTTTTGGGATGGATATCTTTGAACGAATGAATTGCTACAGTTGTGGTGTGGAGTCCAGACATTTGAAGTACACTACTTTCTTTCATAACATAAATGCCAGTGCACTGCGAACAATGAAG GTTATGAGTGAAGAAAGCTCCTTTGATGAGCTTTTAAATCTTGTGGAGAGGAACCATCAATTAGCTTGTGATCAAGAGGCTGGTGGCTGTGGGAAGCTCAACTATGTCCATCACATTCTCTCAAATCCACCACATGTTTTCACAACAG TTCTCGGTTGGCagaatacatgtgaaagtgctgATGACATAGCAGCAACACTGGCTGCCTTAACTAATGAAATAGATATTAGTGTGCTTTATCGGGGTATTGATCCCAAGAATAAGCATAACTTGGTCTCTGTG GTTTGCTATTATGGGCAACATTATCATTGTTTTGCCTATAGTCATGATCATGAAAGATGGGTTATGTATGATGACCAAActgtcaag